From a region of the Flavobacterium branchiarum genome:
- a CDS encoding TonB-dependent receptor, whose amino-acid sequence MRSKLTISFLSFCFAILLSTTTWAQQKATIKGQVILTNNETPDNISVVLKGTRMGTVTDAEGKYTLKNIKPGSYVIKVSVIGQTTKEKKITINSGDELTENFTITSSNEELSEVVINSGKKNHYARKENQQVSRLPLNNLENPQVYTTITGEVLKEQVVTTFDDALKNASGITQLWASTGRAGDGAGYYSLRGFAVQPTMVNGLPGLTNGSLDPANIDRIEIIKGPSGTLFGSSLISYGGLINTTTKKPFRTFGGEVNYTVGSYGLHRATVDLNTPLNDKKTLNFRINSAYNKQDSFQDAGFRESFFIAPSLSYEVNDRLSFLVNTEFMTNETTNPTMLFLDRSNPLRVHNIAELKYDNKRSYTSNELTMKTPSYNLQGQMNYKLSNQWTSQTIFSTSSAKSKGNYSYLYEATSRAQFAPIKEGIVLARSFTDQDAKDVSTDIQQNFIGDFKIGKLRNRIVVGFDYFNRTATDHNSGWFGNGYVYIGDDLQSFNTIIPGATNGDSGDLTKAGSDAIIGNTPRNNNKTRQEVYSAYFSDVINFTPALSAMLSLRADRFINGGDVTTKDDNYNQTSFSPKLGIVYQPIIDKVSIFANYMDGFSNVAPGQNRNAGVVTPLTFNPEHANQFEVGTKLNLFKDKLYATFSYYDIKVTDKVYVTETPYVDPTDPTAILPNNQVSHQDGGQRNKGFEAEFIANPITGLNILLGYSYNDAVLTAGDPDFVGFRPESAGPQNLANLWATYKFSHGLLRGLGVGFGGNYVGDNKIMNRATAGTFTIPEYTVMNSSIFYTAEKFTVTLKVNNITNEEIYDGWSTIHPKDPRTFAASFSYRF is encoded by the coding sequence ATGAGATCCAAACTTACAATATCATTTTTGAGTTTCTGTTTTGCTATACTACTAAGTACCACGACTTGGGCACAGCAAAAAGCAACTATCAAAGGGCAAGTTATTTTAACAAATAACGAAACACCCGACAATATTTCTGTAGTTCTAAAAGGAACTAGAATGGGTACAGTTACAGATGCTGAAGGAAAATATACTTTAAAGAATATTAAACCTGGCTCATATGTTATAAAAGTATCAGTAATAGGTCAAACTACTAAAGAAAAGAAAATAACGATTAACAGTGGTGATGAATTAACAGAGAATTTCACTATTACTTCTAGCAACGAAGAGTTAAGTGAAGTAGTTATCAATAGTGGTAAAAAGAATCACTACGCTCGTAAAGAAAACCAACAAGTATCAAGATTACCACTAAACAATCTTGAAAACCCACAAGTATATACAACTATTACAGGGGAAGTTTTAAAAGAACAAGTAGTAACTACTTTTGATGATGCGTTAAAAAATGCTTCTGGAATCACACAATTGTGGGCTTCAACAGGGCGCGCAGGAGACGGAGCTGGATATTATTCATTAAGAGGATTTGCTGTTCAACCTACAATGGTTAACGGGTTACCTGGTTTAACAAACGGAAGTTTAGATCCTGCTAATATCGATAGAATCGAAATAATCAAAGGACCTTCTGGAACATTATTCGGAAGCAGTTTAATTTCATACGGTGGATTAATCAACACTACTACAAAGAAACCGTTTAGAACTTTTGGTGGCGAAGTAAATTATACTGTTGGAAGTTATGGTTTACATCGAGCTACGGTAGATCTTAATACTCCATTAAACGATAAAAAAACATTGAACTTTAGAATTAATTCAGCGTATAACAAACAAGATAGTTTTCAAGATGCTGGTTTTAGAGAATCGTTTTTTATCGCCCCTTCCTTATCTTATGAAGTAAATGATAGATTGTCATTTTTAGTAAACACAGAGTTCATGACTAATGAAACTACGAATCCGACTATGTTGTTTCTAGACAGATCAAACCCATTAAGAGTGCATAACATTGCTGAATTAAAATACGACAACAAACGTTCTTATACTAGTAATGAGCTTACAATGAAAACGCCTTCGTACAATTTGCAAGGTCAAATGAATTATAAGCTTTCTAATCAATGGACATCACAGACAATCTTCTCGACAAGTTCAGCAAAATCAAAAGGAAACTATTCGTATTTGTATGAAGCAACTAGTAGAGCTCAATTTGCACCAATTAAAGAAGGAATCGTTCTTGCTAGATCTTTTACTGATCAAGATGCTAAAGATGTCTCTACTGATATTCAACAAAACTTTATTGGTGATTTTAAAATAGGTAAATTAAGAAACAGAATTGTAGTTGGTTTTGATTATTTCAACAGAACAGCAACAGACCATAACTCAGGTTGGTTTGGCAATGGTTACGTATACATTGGAGATGACTTACAATCTTTCAATACCATTATTCCTGGCGCAACAAATGGAGATAGTGGAGACTTAACAAAAGCAGGATCGGATGCAATTATTGGCAACACTCCAAGAAATAACAACAAAACAAGACAAGAAGTTTACAGTGCTTATTTCTCTGATGTAATTAATTTCACTCCTGCACTTTCAGCAATGCTAAGTTTACGTGCTGACCGTTTTATAAATGGTGGTGATGTTACTACTAAAGATGACAACTACAATCAAACTTCTTTTTCTCCTAAATTAGGTATCGTTTACCAACCAATTATAGACAAGGTTTCTATTTTTGCTAATTACATGGATGGATTTTCTAATGTAGCGCCAGGACAAAATCGTAATGCGGGTGTTGTTACTCCATTAACATTTAATCCTGAACATGCTAATCAATTTGAGGTAGGAACTAAATTAAATCTTTTTAAAGATAAACTGTATGCTACTTTTAGCTACTACGACATAAAGGTTACAGACAAAGTTTATGTAACAGAAACTCCGTATGTTGACCCAACTGATCCAACTGCAATACTACCTAACAACCAAGTTTCGCATCAAGACGGTGGACAACGCAATAAAGGTTTTGAAGCAGAATTTATTGCAAACCCAATTACTGGATTAAACATTCTTTTGGGTTACAGCTACAATGATGCAGTTTTAACTGCTGGAGATCCAGATTTCGTAGGATTCAGACCAGAAAGTGCAGGACCTCAAAACTTAGCAAACCTTTGGGCTACTTATAAATTTTCTCATGGTCTCTTAAGAGGTCTTGGAGTAGGTTTTGGAGGAAACTATGTTGGAGATAACAAAATCATGAACAGAGCTACTGCTGGAACATTTACAATTCCAGAATACACAGTAATGAACTCTTCTATATTTTATACTGCTGAGAAATTCACAGTAACATTAAAAGTAAACAATATTACAAACGAAGAAATTTACGATGGTTGGTCTACAATTCATCCTAAAGATCCAAGAACTTTTGCAGCAAGTTTCTCATACAGATTCTAA
- a CDS encoding TolC family protein, whose product MKRIVFLFLLSFAITANAQDTNNSNLSKQGTQTLTLKEAINYALQNKSDSKKARLQVENSEYKIQEVRSRALPQISANGNLTYNPVIQTTIIDGAGFGAPGTTIQAAFGQKWASTAGVTLTQNIFDQAVFTGLRAAKSTREFYQINEQLTEEDVIERVANSYYDVYVQRLNLTVLDTNYVNTTRVKNILQGQYDNGLAKKIDLNRIIVKLSNISTQRQQVINKVALQENALKFYMGMPVETQIVIPNTEFEITPQALTEAPNVENLTQYLLMKKQEELLVFQKKAVQAEYYPTLSLSAGYNYIGQGPEMPWFAKPSSGVYWSDYSAIGLNLRVPIFTGFGTRAKVRQADVAIRSLKEDLKDTKLSLDIAYNNATIQMENSLITIKNQKENRELAQQVLQNTKNNYLQGLASLNDLLEVENAYIEAENNYSSAILGYKIAEIQVIKSKGQLKSLINN is encoded by the coding sequence ATGAAAAGAATAGTGTTTCTCTTTCTCTTATCATTTGCAATAACAGCAAATGCACAAGACACCAATAATAGTAATTTAAGCAAGCAAGGCACACAGACTTTGACCTTAAAGGAGGCTATTAACTATGCACTCCAAAACAAATCTGATTCTAAAAAAGCCAGATTACAAGTAGAAAATAGCGAATATAAAATACAAGAAGTTCGCTCTAGAGCATTACCGCAAATTTCGGCTAACGGAAACTTAACTTACAACCCTGTAATACAAACTACTATTATTGACGGGGCAGGATTTGGAGCTCCAGGAACCACTATTCAAGCTGCTTTTGGTCAAAAATGGGCATCTACTGCTGGTGTTACATTAACTCAGAACATATTTGATCAAGCGGTATTCACTGGTTTAAGAGCGGCAAAAAGTACACGCGAATTTTATCAAATTAACGAACAACTTACTGAAGAAGATGTAATCGAAAGAGTAGCAAATAGCTATTATGATGTATATGTTCAACGTTTGAACTTAACGGTATTAGATACTAATTACGTAAATACCACTAGAGTAAAAAACATTCTACAAGGACAGTATGACAATGGTTTAGCTAAGAAAATTGATTTAAACAGAATCATTGTAAAGCTTTCTAACATCAGTACACAACGCCAACAAGTAATTAATAAAGTTGCATTACAGGAAAATGCTTTGAAATTTTACATGGGTATGCCTGTAGAAACACAAATCGTAATTCCTAATACTGAATTTGAAATTACCCCTCAAGCTCTAACTGAAGCTCCAAATGTTGAAAATTTAACTCAATATTTACTTATGAAAAAGCAAGAGGAACTACTGGTTTTTCAGAAAAAAGCTGTACAGGCTGAGTATTACCCAACACTTTCTTTAAGTGCAGGATACAACTATATTGGTCAAGGTCCAGAAATGCCTTGGTTTGCTAAACCATCATCAGGAGTATACTGGTCTGATTATTCTGCCATCGGATTAAACCTAAGAGTTCCAATCTTTACTGGTTTTGGTACCCGTGCCAAAGTTCGTCAGGCTGATGTTGCGATTCGCTCATTAAAGGAAGATCTAAAAGACACTAAGCTTTCTCTTGACATAGCATACAACAATGCCACAATTCAAATGGAAAATAGCCTTATAACTATTAAAAACCAAAAAGAAAACAGAGAATTGGCGCAACAAGTACTTCAAAATACAAAAAATAATTACCTACAAGGACTAGCTTCATTAAATGATCTATTAGAAGTAGAAAATGCCTATATCGAAGCAGAAAACAATTATTCCTCAGCAATACTAGGATATAAAATAGCCGAAATTCAAGTAATCAAATCAAAAGGACAACTAAAATCACTTATAAATAACTAA
- a CDS encoding YceI family protein: MRTHWTIDSDQSDVLIKMRHSILAYLGGTINTFNGHVDLQNNEIEDATIEFSLDVNNREAKLEQINTYLKLNDFFDVNKYPTISFKSTSFQKVNKKINFLKGDLTIKDVTKTVELDVEMIESDYYNGNKKVSFELTGDINRKDFGLAYNSFNESNGLSTGQDIKLVANLEFSI; this comes from the coding sequence ATGAGAACACACTGGACAATTGATTCTGACCAATCTGATGTTTTAATTAAAATGAGACATTCAATTCTGGCTTATTTGGGTGGTACTATCAACACATTTAATGGTCACGTTGATTTGCAAAACAATGAAATTGAAGATGCTACTATCGAATTCTCATTGGATGTAAACAATAGAGAAGCCAAACTTGAACAAATAAATACATACTTAAAACTCAATGATTTTTTTGATGTAAACAAATACCCTACGATAAGTTTTAAATCGACATCTTTTCAAAAAGTGAATAAAAAAATCAACTTCTTAAAAGGTGATTTAACAATAAAAGATGTTACAAAAACGGTTGAGCTTGATGTAGAAATGATTGAGAGTGACTACTATAATGGTAACAAAAAAGTTTCTTTTGAACTTACTGGCGATATAAACCGTAAAGATTTTGGATTAGCTTATAATTCATTTAATGAAAGTAATGGTTTATCGACTGGACAAGACATTAAACTGGTGGCCAATTTAGAATTCTCAATCTAA
- a CDS encoding efflux RND transporter periplasmic adaptor subunit, whose amino-acid sequence MKKTVIITIVVIIGSLALIGFILTKNKEENKAKTDIVAEKNAAVSVKVSTVKTEEVSLDFVANGNFQPIQELTFSAEKSGKVISVLAKEGDYVKVGQTLLTVRGDVINVNAQAAQAAYQNAKADYMRYENAFKTDGVTRQQLDQAKLALTNAEANLKQANINVGDTKVKAPINGFINKKYIEPGSILAGMPATALFDIVNVSKLKLAVTVNETQVASLKLGNVIKVTASVYPDKVFSGKITFIAAKADESLNFPVEIEITNNVSNDLKAGMYGTANFASNQQNQNLMVVPRTAFVGSVSSNQIFVAENGIAKLKKVTAGRILGDKVEIINGLSDGQIVITTGQINLQDGDKVEIIK is encoded by the coding sequence ATGAAAAAAACAGTAATAATAACAATAGTAGTCATAATCGGGTCATTAGCACTAATTGGCTTCATTTTAACGAAGAACAAAGAAGAGAACAAAGCTAAAACTGATATCGTTGCCGAAAAAAATGCTGCTGTTTCAGTTAAAGTTTCTACTGTAAAAACAGAAGAAGTTTCATTGGATTTTGTTGCTAACGGAAACTTCCAACCAATTCAAGAGCTAACTTTCTCTGCTGAAAAATCAGGTAAAGTAATTAGTGTTTTGGCTAAAGAAGGAGATTATGTAAAAGTAGGTCAAACGTTATTAACCGTTAGAGGTGATGTAATTAATGTAAACGCTCAAGCCGCTCAAGCAGCATACCAAAATGCTAAAGCAGATTACATGAGATATGAGAATGCTTTTAAAACTGATGGAGTTACAAGACAACAATTAGATCAAGCAAAATTAGCACTAACTAATGCAGAAGCGAATCTAAAACAAGCAAATATTAATGTTGGAGACACTAAAGTAAAAGCACCTATTAATGGATTCATCAATAAAAAATATATTGAGCCAGGTTCTATTTTAGCTGGTATGCCAGCAACTGCTTTATTTGATATCGTAAATGTTTCTAAATTAAAACTTGCTGTAACTGTAAATGAAACTCAAGTCGCAAGTTTAAAACTAGGGAACGTTATTAAAGTAACTGCAAGTGTATATCCTGACAAAGTATTTTCTGGAAAAATCACTTTTATTGCTGCAAAAGCAGACGAAAGCTTAAACTTCCCAGTAGAAATCGAAATCACAAATAACGTAAGCAACGACCTTAAAGCGGGTATGTACGGAACTGCAAATTTTGCATCTAACCAACAGAATCAAAACTTAATGGTTGTACCTAGAACTGCATTTGTAGGAAGTGTAAGTAGTAACCAAATATTTGTTGCTGAAAATGGTATTGCAAAATTAAAGAAAGTAACAGCTGGAAGAATTTTAGGTGATAAAGTAGAAATTATCAACGGATTATCTGATGGCCAAATAGTAATCACTACTGGTCAAATTAACTTACAAGACGGAGATAAAGTAGAAATTATAAAATAG
- a CDS encoding TetR/AcrR family transcriptional regulator has product MKEKIISKASDLFLRLGFKSVTMDDIAGEMCISKKTIYKYFCNKEVLIQESTSAVHKQVHELIDSIVIKKLNAIEENFEIRLTFKNLFQSSIDTSPIYQLKKHYPEIYTNLMRHEIDQCSQYFRDNIANGIAQKLYRADINVDVYVKFYYTLIFHINETTSSEKEAQLAELEALEYLTRAMATPAGIIELERQIEKNSN; this is encoded by the coding sequence ATGAAAGAAAAAATTATATCAAAAGCGAGTGACTTGTTCTTAAGACTAGGTTTTAAGAGTGTTACTATGGATGATATTGCGGGTGAAATGTGCATCTCAAAAAAAACTATTTATAAGTATTTCTGCAATAAAGAGGTTCTAATTCAAGAAAGTACTTCGGCTGTTCATAAACAAGTTCATGAATTAATAGACTCAATAGTTATTAAAAAATTGAATGCGATTGAAGAGAATTTTGAAATTAGACTGACTTTCAAAAATTTATTTCAATCCTCTATTGATACTTCACCAATCTATCAATTAAAAAAACACTATCCTGAAATTTACACCAATTTGATGCGACATGAAATAGATCAATGCAGTCAATATTTTAGGGATAACATTGCAAATGGAATAGCGCAAAAACTATATCGCGCAGATATCAATGTCGATGTTTATGTAAAATTTTATTACACTTTGATATTCCACATAAATGAAACCACCAGCTCAGAAAAAGAAGCACAATTAGCAGAACTGGAAGCCTTAGAATATCTCACAAGAGCAATGGCAACTCCAGCAGGAATTATTGAACTGGAGAGACAAATAGAAAAAAACAGCAATTAA
- a CDS encoding polyprenyl synthetase family protein, whose translation MHAIYQYQEFFIDYLEKQTIRKEPKNLYEPIEYIVSLGGKRMRPVLTLMTAEVFDVAYDQALPAAMAVEVFHNFSLVHDDIMDDAPLRRGQKTVHEKWNLNTGILSGDAMLILAYQYFEQYESNTFRDLAKLFSKTALEVCEGQQLDVDFEKRNDVTIPEYLKMIEYKTAVLVAAAMKMGAIVAKTSDENANLIYDFGLKLGLAFQLQDDYLDAFGDPETFGKQVGGDIIENKKTYLYLKALAYSNEADAKQLQELFTTHPEDNSEKIAIAKNIFNASGASKETQEAIEMFTLEAFKTLEKMDISDEKKLSLRTFGENLMGRKV comes from the coding sequence ATGCATGCCATTTATCAATACCAAGAATTCTTTATCGATTATTTAGAGAAACAAACTATACGTAAAGAGCCTAAAAACCTTTATGAACCAATTGAATATATTGTAAGTCTTGGCGGAAAAAGAATGCGCCCAGTGTTGACTTTGATGACTGCTGAAGTTTTTGATGTTGCTTACGATCAGGCTCTTCCGGCGGCTATGGCTGTTGAGGTTTTTCATAATTTTTCATTGGTACATGACGATATTATGGATGATGCTCCTTTGCGAAGAGGACAAAAAACAGTTCATGAAAAATGGAATCTTAATACCGGAATACTTTCAGGAGATGCAATGCTTATTTTGGCATATCAATATTTTGAACAGTACGAATCAAACACTTTTAGAGATTTAGCGAAGCTTTTTAGTAAAACAGCTTTAGAAGTTTGTGAAGGACAGCAGTTGGATGTTGATTTTGAAAAAAGAAATGATGTTACTATTCCTGAGTATTTAAAAATGATTGAGTATAAAACAGCAGTTTTGGTTGCCGCAGCTATGAAAATGGGTGCAATTGTGGCTAAGACATCTGATGAAAATGCCAATTTAATATACGATTTTGGATTGAAATTAGGTTTGGCTTTCCAATTGCAAGATGATTATCTAGATGCATTTGGAGATCCAGAAACTTTTGGAAAACAAGTAGGTGGAGATATTATCGAAAATAAAAAAACATATTTGTATTTAAAAGCATTGGCATATTCTAATGAGGCAGATGCAAAACAGTTACAAGAATTGTTTACGACTCACCCAGAGGATAATTCTGAAAAAATAGCCATCGCGAAAAATATTTTCAATGCATCAGGTGCTTCAAAAGAAACACAAGAAGCAATCGAAATGTTTACACTAGAAGCTTTTAAGACATTAGAGAAAATGGATATTAGCGACGAAAAGAAATTGTCGTTACGTACTTTTGGTGAAAACTTAATGGGTAGAAAGGTGTAG
- a CDS encoding efflux RND transporter permease subunit, translating to MKLAEISIKRPSLIIVLFTILILGGLFSYSQLGYELIPKFEQNVITISTTYPGASPSEVENTVTKKIEDAIASLENIKKIDSKSYESLSIVSITLTSNAKVDFSMNDAQRKINAIISDLPDDVKTPALTKFSLSDLPIMTIGANGKMDEAAFYDLIDKKIAPILSRVQGVAQVNIIGGQEREIQVNLDALKMQGYGLSIPQVQQTILTSNLDFPTGNIQTREQKILIRLAGKYKSVDELRNLVVSSQNGIQVRLSDIADVQDTQKVAEKISRIDQKSAIILQIIKQSDANAVAVSEQLLKTITVLENDYKENELKLEVAKDSTVFTLEAADSVVHDLLIAVVLVALVMLFFLHSIRNSLIVMVAIPASLISTFIGIYLMGYTLNLMSLLGLSLVVGILVDDAIVVLENIYRHMEMGKSKIRASYDGTAEIGGTVTSITLVIVVVFLPIAMSSGLVSNIITQFCVTVIISTLFSLLASFTIIPWLSSRYGKLEHIEGKNLFGRVILGFESYLTRFTNWISNLLNWCLDHYIKTIAVVLVLFFGSTIGLLGGGFIGGEFFAASDSGEFLVQIEMPKDASLEQTNFMTQKAEAYLKNEEYVHSQITTVGQTSEGFGASQATAYKAEINVKMIEQKDRTDGASVYAAKIKRKLEKVLVGAKVKTVPVGILGTAEDATLGLIVTGPSTESAMAFAKLAEAELRTIPGTTEIKLTVEDGNPEINVKVDRDKMAALGLTLQTVGLTMQTAFSGNTDGKYRAGEYEYDINIRYDEFDRKSITDVSNLIFVNAAGQQIKLSQFADVTEGSGPSQLERRDKSASVTVKGQNVGVPSGTIVTQWQAKLDKLKKPAGVNYIWGGDQENQSEGFGTLGIALLAAIILVYLVMVGLYDSFVHPFVVLFAVPLSFIGAMLALALTNNSLNIFTILGIIMLIGLVCKNAIMLVDYTNQRRAAGESIRTALIQANHARLRPILMTTIAMVFGMFPIALASGAGAEWKNGLAWVIIGGLISSLFLTLIVVPVIYEIMEKIIHKFSKGEKVDYETEMVADYVHTELSEDGFNPKHTL from the coding sequence ATGAAATTAGCCGAAATATCCATAAAACGTCCGTCGTTGATAATTGTATTGTTTACAATTTTGATACTTGGTGGATTATTCAGCTACAGCCAATTAGGCTATGAGCTGATCCCTAAATTTGAACAAAACGTTATTACCATTTCTACTACTTATCCTGGAGCATCTCCAAGTGAGGTAGAAAACACCGTAACAAAGAAAATTGAAGATGCGATTGCATCCTTAGAGAATATCAAAAAAATCGACTCTAAATCATACGAAAGTTTATCTATCGTATCGATTACTTTAACGTCGAATGCGAAGGTAGATTTCTCTATGAACGATGCGCAACGAAAGATTAATGCAATCATAAGTGATTTACCAGATGATGTTAAAACACCAGCCCTAACCAAATTCTCATTGAGTGATTTACCAATTATGACAATTGGTGCCAATGGTAAAATGGATGAAGCTGCTTTTTATGACTTAATTGATAAAAAAATTGCTCCAATCTTATCGCGTGTACAAGGTGTGGCACAGGTAAATATTATTGGTGGTCAAGAACGTGAAATTCAAGTAAATCTTGATGCCTTAAAAATGCAAGGTTATGGACTTTCGATTCCGCAAGTGCAACAAACCATCTTGACTTCGAATTTAGATTTCCCTACTGGTAACATTCAAACTCGTGAACAAAAAATATTAATTCGTTTAGCGGGTAAATACAAAAGTGTTGACGAATTAAGAAACTTAGTTGTATCATCTCAAAACGGAATTCAAGTTCGTTTAAGCGATATCGCTGACGTACAGGATACTCAAAAAGTTGCTGAAAAAATTTCTCGTATCGATCAAAAAAGTGCGATTATTTTACAAATCATTAAACAATCGGATGCAAATGCCGTAGCAGTAAGTGAGCAATTATTAAAAACAATTACTGTTCTTGAAAACGATTATAAAGAAAATGAATTAAAACTTGAAGTTGCAAAAGACAGTACCGTTTTTACATTAGAAGCTGCTGACTCTGTAGTTCACGATTTATTAATCGCTGTAGTTCTTGTTGCGTTAGTAATGTTATTCTTCTTACATAGTATTAGAAACTCATTGATCGTAATGGTTGCAATTCCTGCATCGTTAATTTCTACATTTATTGGTATTTACTTAATGGGATACACATTAAACTTAATGAGTTTATTAGGATTATCTCTTGTTGTTGGTATTCTTGTCGATGATGCCATTGTGGTACTGGAGAATATTTACCGACATATGGAAATGGGTAAAAGCAAAATTCGTGCATCATACGATGGAACGGCAGAAATTGGTGGAACCGTTACTTCGATTACATTAGTAATTGTGGTGGTATTCTTGCCTATTGCAATGAGTTCTGGTTTAGTATCTAATATCATTACACAATTTTGTGTTACGGTAATTATCTCAACTTTATTCTCATTATTAGCATCATTTACAATTATTCCTTGGTTATCCTCTCGTTATGGGAAATTGGAACATATTGAAGGAAAGAATTTATTTGGAAGAGTAATTCTAGGTTTCGAAAGTTATTTAACTCGTTTTACAAACTGGATATCTAATTTACTAAACTGGTGTTTGGATCATTACATTAAAACAATTGCCGTAGTTCTTGTATTATTCTTTGGTTCTACAATTGGATTATTAGGTGGAGGTTTCATTGGTGGTGAGTTTTTCGCAGCATCAGATAGTGGTGAGTTCTTAGTGCAAATCGAAATGCCAAAAGATGCTTCATTAGAACAAACTAACTTTATGACTCAAAAGGCGGAAGCTTATTTGAAGAATGAAGAATACGTTCATAGTCAGATTACAACGGTAGGACAAACCAGTGAAGGTTTTGGAGCATCGCAAGCTACTGCTTACAAAGCAGAGATCAACGTGAAGATGATTGAACAAAAAGACCGTACTGATGGTGCTTCTGTTTATGCAGCAAAAATCAAACGTAAACTAGAAAAAGTATTGGTTGGAGCAAAAGTAAAAACTGTTCCAGTAGGTATTTTAGGAACTGCCGAAGATGCTACTTTAGGATTAATTGTAACAGGACCTTCTACTGAAAGTGCTATGGCATTTGCTAAATTAGCCGAAGCAGAATTACGTACAATTCCGGGAACAACAGAGATTAAATTAACTGTTGAAGATGGAAACCCTGAAATCAATGTTAAGGTTGATCGTGATAAAATGGCCGCATTAGGTTTAACGCTTCAAACAGTTGGTTTAACAATGCAAACTGCTTTTAGCGGAAACACTGATGGTAAATATAGAGCTGGTGAATACGAATATGATATCAATATTCGATATGATGAATTTGATAGAAAAAGTATTACTGATGTTAGTAACCTAATTTTCGTAAACGCTGCTGGACAACAAATAAAATTATCTCAATTTGCAGATGTAACAGAAGGTTCAGGACCTAGCCAGTTAGAGCGAAGAGATAAATCGGCTTCGGTAACTGTAAAAGGACAAAACGTTGGGGTGCCATCTGGAACAATTGTAACACAATGGCAAGCAAAACTTGATAAACTAAAAAAACCAGCTGGAGTAAATTACATCTGGGGAGGTGATCAAGAAAACCAAAGTGAAGGTTTTGGAACACTAGGAATTGCATTATTAGCCGCTATTATTTTGGTTTACCTTGTAATGGTTGGTCTTTACGATAGTTTCGTTCACCCGTTTGTAGTATTGTTTGCAGTACCGCTTTCGTTTATTGGGGCTATGTTAGCCTTGGCCTTAACGAATAACTCATTAAATATCTTTACGATTCTGGGTATTATTATGTTAATTGGTCTGGTGTGTAAGAACGCGATTATGCTTGTTGACTACACCAACCAACGAAGAGCTGCAGGAGAATCAATCAGAACGGCATTAATTCAAGCAAATCACGCTCGTTTGCGTCCGATCTTGATGACAACAATTGCGATGGTATTTGGTATGTTCCCAATTGCATTAGCATCTGGAGCTGGAGCCGAATGGAAAAATGGTTTGGCATGGGTAATTATTGGAGGATTAATTTCTTCTTTATTCCTAACCTTGATTGTTGTTCCTGTGATTTATGAAATCATGGAAAAAATCATCCACAAATTCTCTAAAGGGGAAAAGGTTGATTATGAGACAGAAATGGTTGCCGATTATGTACATACAGAACTAAGTGAAGACGGTTTCAATCCGAAGCATACGCTTTAA